In Halobaculum magnesiiphilum, the following proteins share a genomic window:
- a CDS encoding NosD domain-containing protein, whose product MTGDGPARSPLAVVTAVVLCVVLAAGVVGVAGVGGDIDTVENTNVGVLGLDGGEETSHADPGAVRAAADRGGLPDGNTSTLEVIAAQGDRFSYRIVVEGDATSAVLDGHSADRDDTIRYDGDGTVTIAGETGDGAGDAYLVTGEIRSVQVIGNASPYRIELDDEDVTGSLPTADDDAGDAGDGETDGDGVDEDETETATPAPGDGDEDAGADPPDDVGTETTEDDTETPESTTQPPAEETETPETTTEPSADETEPPERTTEPPENDTETPEQPDETPGSEDGPEQPDETSDGTPAQPDDAPDREIDSCTVVDEPGRYEVTDDFTADGDGVCLHVRAPDVVLDGNGNTIAGDGSEDSIGLLVLNGTVGTGDVGDPLTNVTVRDMGVTGFDTGVQAGSFDAVGTSLTLVGVDASGNAGAGVYFNEVDDSTLREITANDNRHGVLLWETYDIEVRGLAVEDNDAQGLYLAQNVGRSTFSDVRAVGNGADDGGAAIRLSTDVENNVIADSVVADNDGPGIAFSDSGDNVIRDTTIEDNAAPGVVGDYPGGDRLERVALRGNGDRQLTIERGEFGVTAVTVGDGVTVSFADGIADLGLNSDDPYEFDTVEGASLPGDPPGTPVASEALSVSGATVPTELSFEIDGTTDTGAIDLWRYDGDSWTRVADGSITDGQFTATVEAVGVLVPLESVDESEDGTATPDGPEGDGTETPAGDETGTETPGADDEGTVAADSGTEPSTPEADDGTATPAPDDGDSEREGTETATPTPDPEETEPPA is encoded by the coding sequence ATGACCGGAGACGGGCCCGCACGGTCACCGCTCGCCGTCGTGACGGCGGTGGTGCTCTGTGTCGTGCTCGCGGCGGGGGTCGTCGGCGTCGCCGGCGTCGGCGGGGACATCGACACCGTCGAGAACACCAACGTCGGCGTGCTCGGACTCGACGGGGGCGAGGAAACCTCCCATGCCGACCCCGGCGCCGTGCGGGCGGCCGCCGACCGCGGGGGCCTCCCCGACGGGAACACGTCGACGCTCGAAGTGATCGCCGCCCAGGGCGACCGGTTCAGCTACCGGATCGTCGTCGAGGGCGACGCCACGTCGGCCGTCCTCGACGGCCACTCCGCCGACCGTGACGACACGATCCGGTACGACGGCGACGGAACGGTCACGATCGCCGGCGAGACCGGCGACGGAGCCGGCGACGCCTACCTCGTGACCGGCGAAATCCGGTCCGTGCAGGTGATCGGCAACGCCTCGCCGTACCGGATCGAGCTGGACGACGAGGACGTGACCGGTAGCCTCCCGACCGCAGACGATGACGCCGGGGACGCTGGGGACGGCGAGACCGACGGTGACGGAGTCGACGAGGACGAAACCGAGACGGCTACTCCCGCCCCCGGCGACGGGGACGAGGACGCCGGGGCGGATCCGCCCGACGACGTCGGCACCGAGACCACGGAAGACGACACCGAAACGCCGGAGAGTACGACACAACCGCCCGCTGAGGAAACCGAGACGCCGGAGACCACGACTGAACCGTCCGCGGACGAAACGGAACCGCCCGAGCGTACGACGGAACCACCTGAGAACGACACTGAAACACCTGAGCAACCGGACGAGACGCCGGGATCCGAGGACGGCCCGGAGCAGCCTGACGAGACCTCCGACGGCACACCCGCGCAGCCCGACGACGCGCCCGACCGCGAGATCGACTCCTGCACGGTCGTCGACGAGCCGGGACGATACGAGGTGACCGACGACTTCACGGCCGACGGCGACGGCGTCTGCCTCCACGTTCGCGCCCCGGACGTGGTCCTCGACGGGAACGGGAACACTATCGCCGGCGACGGGAGCGAGGACTCGATCGGGCTCCTCGTGCTCAACGGGACCGTCGGCACCGGCGATGTCGGCGACCCGCTGACGAACGTGACAGTCCGCGACATGGGCGTCACGGGGTTCGACACCGGCGTCCAGGCCGGGTCGTTCGACGCGGTCGGGACGAGCCTCACGCTCGTCGGGGTCGACGCCTCCGGCAACGCGGGCGCGGGCGTCTACTTCAACGAGGTGGACGACTCGACGCTTCGCGAGATCACCGCGAACGACAATCGCCACGGCGTCCTCCTGTGGGAGACGTACGACATCGAGGTTCGCGGGCTCGCCGTCGAGGACAACGACGCGCAGGGCCTGTATCTCGCACAGAACGTCGGCCGAAGCACGTTCTCGGACGTGCGCGCCGTCGGCAACGGCGCGGACGACGGCGGCGCGGCGATCCGCCTCAGCACCGACGTGGAGAACAACGTGATCGCCGACAGCGTCGTCGCGGACAACGACGGCCCCGGGATCGCGTTCTCCGACAGCGGCGACAACGTGATCCGCGACACGACGATCGAGGACAACGCCGCTCCCGGCGTCGTCGGCGACTACCCCGGCGGCGACCGACTGGAGCGGGTCGCGCTCCGCGGGAACGGCGACCGGCAACTCACCATCGAGCGCGGCGAGTTCGGCGTGACGGCGGTCACCGTCGGCGACGGCGTGACCGTCTCCTTCGCTGACGGCATCGCCGACCTGGGGCTGAACAGCGACGACCCGTACGAGTTCGACACGGTCGAGGGCGCCTCCCTGCCCGGCGACCCGCCGGGGACGCCCGTCGCGAGCGAAGCGCTGTCGGTGTCGGGTGCGACCGTCCCGACGGAACTCTCGTTCGAGATCGACGGGACGACCGACACCGGGGCTATCGACCTCTGGCGGTACGACGGCGATAGCTGGACCCGCGTCGCCGACGGTAGCATCACGGACGGGCAGTTCACGGCTACGGTCGAGGCTGTCGGCGTCCTCGTTCCGCTCGAATCCGTCGACGAGTCCGAGGACGGCACCGCGACACCGGACGGTCCGGAGGGCGACGGGACGGAGACGCCAGCGGGCGACGAAACCGGAACGGAGACGCCGGGAGCCGACGATGAGGGGACCGTGGCGGCCGACTCGGGGACCGAACCGTCCACGCCGGAGGCTGACGACGGGACGGCCACTCCGGCCCCCGACGACGGCGATTCCGAGCGCGAAGGGACGGAGACCGCGACGCCGACCCCCGACCCCGAGGAAACGGAACCGCCCGCCTGA
- a CDS encoding GNAT family N-acetyltransferase, producing MPADPPNADTRDLDRLDGGESGSAGDGVTVESGTMDDVDAVADLWVALADGQRSYGTHLAAAENRPDAADAAARAVVTDGLVVARGPDSDESDPGDTDGSDSDGTGSPRSESDAIVGFVTFGVESGRYDLDVTRGVVYNLFVREHYRGVGVGSQLLATAESSLGDAGVDVISLEVMADNADAKRFYDRHGYEPHRVELEKPIRGDGSDTD from the coding sequence ATGCCCGCCGACCCGCCGAACGCCGACACACGCGATCTCGACCGCCTCGACGGCGGAGAGTCCGGTTCCGCCGGCGACGGCGTCACGGTCGAGTCCGGGACGATGGACGACGTCGACGCGGTGGCGGACCTGTGGGTCGCCCTCGCGGACGGCCAGCGCTCGTACGGCACCCACCTCGCGGCCGCGGAGAACCGCCCGGACGCCGCCGACGCGGCCGCGCGCGCGGTCGTCACCGACGGGCTCGTCGTCGCCCGGGGTCCGGACTCGGACGAGTCCGACCCCGGCGACACGGACGGATCTGATTCGGACGGCACGGGATCGCCGCGCTCGGAGTCGGATGCGATCGTCGGGTTCGTCACCTTCGGCGTCGAGTCCGGGCGCTACGATCTCGACGTGACGCGCGGGGTCGTGTACAACCTCTTCGTTCGCGAGCACTACCGCGGTGTCGGTGTCGGTTCGCAACTGCTCGCGACCGCAGAGTCGTCGCTCGGGGACGCCGGCGTCGACGTGATCTCGCTGGAGGTGATGGCCGACAACGCGGACGCGAAACGATTCTACGACCGACACGGGTACGAGCCCCACCGGGTCGAGCTGGAGAAGCCGATCCGGGGGGACGGAAGCGATACCGATTAA
- a CDS encoding branched-chain amino acid ABC transporter permease encodes MGISETYSRGRDLAVSRPFVLVVVGIIGLLAFDLVRQLAAPGGLTAGQLASFLWDGLVVGLSIGLAGVGLSMTYSILNFANFGHGDYVTSGAFAGWAVTWVFAGAGQFDLTTLLFIGSVSTRDLGVSAFATPLAIVAGLIVAAAATVVLSLVIDRLVYKPMRDEGGISLLIASIGVALALRYTIYIVFGQRTRGLTDAQSVPQLALGGGFEVGGHEVALVLIAAGLMLGVHLLLQTTKLGKAMRAMADNEDLARVTGIPTERVVRFTWIIGGGLAGAGGFLIALERGAMNFQFGWVLLLLIFAAVILGGIGSIYGAMFGGVTIGIAQSIALVWLPSEFSTVAAFGVMIFVLLFKPDGIFSGVTTA; translated from the coding sequence ATGGGCATTAGCGAAACGTACTCACGCGGCAGAGACCTGGCCGTCTCGCGGCCGTTCGTCCTCGTCGTGGTCGGCATCATCGGGCTTCTGGCGTTCGATCTCGTCCGTCAACTCGCCGCCCCCGGTGGCCTCACGGCGGGGCAACTCGCCTCGTTCCTGTGGGACGGGCTCGTTGTCGGGCTCTCTATCGGGCTCGCGGGCGTCGGGCTCTCGATGACGTACAGCATCCTGAACTTCGCGAACTTCGGCCACGGCGACTACGTGACCTCCGGCGCGTTCGCCGGCTGGGCGGTGACGTGGGTGTTCGCCGGCGCCGGGCAGTTCGACCTGACGACGCTGTTGTTCATCGGCTCGGTCTCGACGAGGGACCTGGGCGTGTCGGCGTTCGCGACACCGTTGGCGATCGTCGCAGGACTGATCGTCGCGGCGGCGGCCACGGTCGTGCTCTCGCTCGTCATCGACCGGCTGGTGTACAAGCCGATGCGCGACGAGGGCGGCATTTCGCTGCTCATCGCCTCGATCGGCGTCGCGCTGGCGCTGCGGTACACGATCTACATCGTCTTCGGACAGCGCACCCGCGGACTCACCGACGCGCAGTCGGTGCCACAGCTCGCGCTCGGGGGCGGGTTCGAGGTCGGCGGGCACGAGGTCGCGCTCGTGCTCATCGCGGCCGGGCTGATGCTCGGGGTTCACCTCCTGCTGCAGACGACCAAGCTCGGGAAGGCGATGCGTGCGATGGCCGACAACGAGGACCTCGCGCGCGTCACCGGTATCCCGACCGAACGGGTCGTCCGCTTTACGTGGATCATCGGCGGCGGGCTCGCGGGCGCCGGCGGCTTCCTCATCGCGCTCGAACGCGGGGCGATGAACTTCCAGTTCGGCTGGGTCCTCCTGCTGTTGATCTTCGCGGCGGTGATCCTCGGCGGGATCGGCTCGATCTACGGCGCGATGTTCGGCGGCGTCACGATCGGTATCGCACAGAGCATCGCGCTCGTGTGGCTCCCCAGCGAGTTCTCCACCGTCGCGGCCTTCGGCGTCATGATCTTCGTGCTGCTGTTCAAGCCCGACGGCATCTTCTCGGGGGTGACGACTGCGTGA
- a CDS encoding serine hydrolase domain-containing protein yields the protein MEFPDAGDEGFEPVDPEAVGLDPDAVRDAVEFHLTTGTPPEQVAYDFSNQEPWDESEGEMGYTLGPMPDRRGGPAGLVLKEGRLVAEWGDTRRVDHSFSVAKSFLSIVAGAAWDRGLFELDDRVAESRGHADDGGFDSAQNAPITWRHLLQQTSEWEGTLFDRPDSIDRNRGVGKTGGPGKGEHRDLAAPGTHWEYNDVRINRLALSLLRLWAKPLPRVLAHEVLDPAGATRTWEWHGYHNSDVEIEGRTMQSVSGGGHWGGGFWGSARDLARAGHLLVNRGRWGDDRLLSEEWVDAATAPCEVNPNYGFLLWLNTDRTLWPSAPESAYAMLGHGQNVVWVDPEHDLVVVLRWLALSEDRAEREDLPNQDRFLRRLLAGL from the coding sequence ATGGAGTTTCCCGACGCCGGCGACGAGGGGTTCGAGCCGGTCGACCCGGAGGCGGTCGGCCTCGACCCCGACGCCGTCCGCGACGCCGTCGAGTTCCACCTGACGACCGGTACCCCGCCCGAGCAGGTCGCGTACGACTTCTCGAACCAGGAGCCGTGGGACGAGTCCGAGGGCGAGATGGGCTACACGCTCGGGCCGATGCCCGACCGCCGCGGCGGCCCCGCGGGACTGGTCCTGAAGGAGGGGCGACTCGTCGCCGAGTGGGGCGACACCCGCCGCGTCGACCACTCCTTCTCGGTCGCGAAGTCGTTCCTCTCGATCGTCGCGGGGGCCGCCTGGGACCGCGGGCTGTTCGAGCTCGACGACCGCGTCGCCGAGAGCCGCGGGCACGCGGACGACGGCGGCTTCGACTCGGCTCAGAACGCGCCGATCACCTGGCGCCACCTCCTCCAGCAGACCAGCGAGTGGGAGGGGACGCTGTTCGACCGCCCGGACAGCATCGACCGCAACCGCGGCGTCGGCAAGACCGGCGGCCCGGGGAAGGGGGAACACCGCGACCTGGCGGCCCCGGGCACCCACTGGGAGTACAACGACGTGCGGATCAACCGGCTCGCGCTGTCGCTGCTGCGCCTGTGGGCGAAGCCGCTCCCGCGCGTGCTCGCCCACGAGGTGCTGGATCCCGCGGGGGCGACCCGGACCTGGGAGTGGCACGGCTACCACAACTCCGACGTGGAGATCGAGGGACGAACCATGCAGTCCGTCTCCGGCGGCGGCCACTGGGGCGGCGGCTTCTGGGGGTCGGCGCGCGACCTCGCGCGGGCGGGTCACCTCCTGGTGAACCGCGGACGGTGGGGAGACGACCGACTCCTCTCCGAGGAGTGGGTCGACGCCGCGACCGCGCCCTGCGAGGTGAACCCGAACTACGGCTTCCTGCTGTGGCTCAACACCGACCGGACGCTGTGGCCGTCGGCGCCCGAATCGGCGTACGCGATGCTCGGCCACGGGCAGAACGTCGTCTGGGTCGACCCCGAACACGACCTCGTGGTGGTGTTGCGGTGGCTCGCGCTGTCGGAGGACCGCGCCGAGCGCGAGGACCTCCCGAACCAGGACCGGTTCCTCCGACGGCTCCTCGCCGGTCTGTGA
- a CDS encoding type II toxin-antitoxin system HicA family toxin: protein MRSGYSGREVISVLISIGCAPVHRKGSHVRLRYENPDTGEVRLVDVPMHDDIAIGTLRSIADQCGADDFQAWCTWIDEHR, encoded by the coding sequence ATGCGGTCGGGGTACTCCGGGCGGGAGGTCATTTCCGTACTCATTAGCATCGGCTGCGCGCCCGTCCACCGGAAGGGGAGCCACGTCCGACTTCGGTACGAGAACCCCGACACGGGCGAGGTCCGGCTGGTCGACGTCCCGATGCACGACGACATCGCCATCGGAACCCTGCGATCCATCGCGGACCAATGCGGTGCGGACGACTTCCAAGCGTGGTGCACGTGGATCGACGAGCATCGCTGA
- a CDS encoding class I SAM-dependent methyltransferase, which translates to MSATTDPGLDYVNPAAAYGFDASYRDASPNWDIGRPQRAFVALAEAGRIGRRVIEVGCGTGELSLFLARRGHEVVGVDVAPTAIRQAREKARWRRVRAHFLVWDALRLDALGVTADTVVDSAMLHCLGPAERRLATEAIRRTLRPDGWYFLVCDARGDDVAPTWASLSRADLRDLFTPERGWELAFVADTVFERRGTRNPAFLVGARRTR; encoded by the coding sequence ATGTCGGCGACGACGGACCCGGGGCTCGACTACGTCAACCCCGCGGCCGCCTACGGCTTCGACGCCAGCTACCGGGACGCCTCCCCCAACTGGGACATCGGTCGCCCGCAGCGCGCGTTCGTGGCGCTGGCGGAGGCCGGCCGGATCGGCCGACGGGTGATCGAGGTCGGCTGCGGCACCGGGGAGCTGTCGCTGTTTCTCGCGCGGCGGGGCCACGAGGTGGTCGGCGTCGACGTGGCGCCGACGGCGATCCGGCAGGCCCGGGAGAAGGCACGCTGGCGACGCGTCCGCGCCCACTTCCTCGTGTGGGACGCGCTCCGGCTCGACGCGCTCGGCGTGACCGCGGACACGGTGGTCGACTCCGCGATGTTGCACTGTCTCGGGCCGGCCGAGCGCCGACTCGCGACCGAGGCGATCCGGCGGACGCTGCGCCCGGACGGGTGGTACTTCCTCGTGTGTGACGCCCGCGGCGACGACGTGGCTCCCACCTGGGCGTCGTTGTCGCGGGCGGACCTGCGCGATCTGTTCACCCCCGAGCGCGGCTGGGAGTTGGCGTTCGTGGCCGACACGGTGTTCGAGCGCCGCGGTACGCGAAACCCGGCGTTCCTCGTCGGCGCCCGGCGAACACGGTGA
- a CDS encoding type II toxin-antitoxin system HicB family antitoxin, which produces MASASDKNHESGVEFIVEDDGSITARDLETGLARGGETKAEALSQLAEVLALQEGGGDPIEDPDAFCSDELGIDPNDVEAARDENGELPDFLH; this is translated from the coding sequence ATGGCAAGTGCGTCCGACAAGAACCACGAATCCGGGGTGGAGTTCATCGTCGAGGACGACGGCTCGATCACGGCCCGCGACCTCGAAACCGGACTCGCCCGCGGCGGCGAGACGAAGGCCGAGGCGCTGTCCCAACTCGCTGAGGTGCTGGCACTCCAGGAGGGCGGCGGCGACCCGATCGAGGACCCCGACGCGTTCTGTTCCGATGAACTCGGGATCGATCCCAACGACGTCGAGGCTGCGCGCGACGAGAACGGCGAACTCCCCGATTTCCTCCACTAA
- the msrA gene encoding peptide-methionine (S)-S-oxide reductase MsrA has protein sequence MTESATFGGGCFWCIEAAFEEIDGVDDVTSGYAGGHTEDPTYREVCSGTTGHAEVVQVTYDPDVIGYEELLEVFFTVHDPTQLNRQGPDVGTQYRSIVLSHDDEQHEIAASYIEALDEEGGYDDEVVTELEPLETFYRAEEKHQDYFAKNPNDAYCSMHAQPKIDKVREKFAEKVDA, from the coding sequence ATGACCGAGAGCGCAACGTTCGGCGGCGGCTGCTTCTGGTGTATCGAGGCGGCCTTCGAGGAGATCGACGGCGTCGACGACGTCACGTCAGGCTACGCCGGCGGTCACACCGAGGACCCCACCTATCGCGAGGTCTGCTCGGGGACGACGGGACACGCGGAGGTCGTGCAGGTGACGTACGACCCCGATGTCATCGGCTACGAGGAGCTGTTGGAGGTGTTCTTCACCGTTCACGACCCGACGCAGTTGAACCGGCAGGGACCGGACGTCGGGACCCAGTACCGGTCGATCGTGCTGTCTCACGACGACGAACAGCACGAGATCGCGGCGTCGTACATCGAGGCGCTCGACGAGGAGGGCGGCTACGACGACGAGGTCGTCACCGAACTCGAACCGCTGGAGACGTTCTATCGCGCCGAGGAGAAACATCAGGACTACTTCGCGAAGAACCCCAACGACGCCTACTGTTCGATGCACGCCCAGCCCAAGATCGACAAGGTGCGCGAGAAGTTCGCCGAGAAGGTCGACGCGTAG
- a CDS encoding branched-chain amino acid ABC transporter permease has translation MSSPTESVDAGERTADASEEDSRTIPGWTPYREWFRDRWREGGATAWATAIGHLLVGGVLFALVAGFDLGTLPIGGSLIWFVYLSITVGVLYVATAPPSEPYVAWLEDRWMESDVDKLLIILGHVVVVFFVFAVALGLPFNGLMGALSSVLFFTAVYAMMVLALNLHWGYAGVFNIGIAGFMAVGVYVMAILSSPTEAGATSVPGLGLPLPIGILGGVLAAALVGLVAALPALRLRADYFAIVTVAFSEIIRLTLNSRTLQEFTVAGVTTGTGGATGITMPGNPVRLLFYDGFGAGAEPALLGSVLFPLFRDLRIELIPPGSSWLGVVPLPAFTLDLAVEPPVISNWAYVLVLTGFVALFYVLLVRTGNSPFGRVLKAIREDETVAKSLGKNTNRFKIVAFMFGCGLMGLGGILWQGSQGFTNPGAFRPIITFYIWVALIIGGAGSNTGSVLGGALFAGALWEGPVYVRRVVTNFVDFGDTPSTFPAAVGPFIEGEVLPFLAFMLGNVSALRFILVGVILVVLMQRRPEGLLGHRKEEAAAIPLTRPDGGHDAADDGGAQ, from the coding sequence GTGAGCTCCCCGACGGAATCCGTCGACGCGGGCGAACGGACCGCGGACGCCAGCGAGGAGGATAGCCGGACGATCCCCGGCTGGACGCCGTACCGCGAGTGGTTCCGCGACCGCTGGCGCGAGGGCGGCGCGACGGCGTGGGCGACCGCGATCGGACATCTGCTGGTCGGGGGCGTGCTGTTCGCGCTCGTGGCGGGCTTCGACCTCGGAACGCTCCCGATCGGGGGGAGCCTCATCTGGTTCGTCTACCTCTCGATCACCGTCGGGGTGTTGTACGTCGCCACGGCGCCGCCGAGCGAGCCGTACGTCGCGTGGCTCGAGGACCGGTGGATGGAATCCGACGTCGACAAACTGCTCATCATCCTCGGGCACGTCGTCGTCGTCTTCTTCGTGTTCGCGGTCGCGCTCGGGCTCCCGTTCAACGGGCTCATGGGCGCGCTCAGTTCGGTGTTGTTCTTCACCGCGGTGTACGCGATGATGGTGCTCGCGCTCAACCTCCACTGGGGGTACGCGGGGGTGTTCAACATCGGCATCGCGGGGTTCATGGCCGTCGGCGTGTACGTAATGGCGATCCTCTCCTCGCCCACGGAGGCCGGTGCCACGTCGGTGCCCGGGCTGGGGCTGCCGCTCCCGATCGGTATCCTCGGCGGCGTGCTCGCGGCCGCCCTCGTCGGACTGGTCGCGGCGCTTCCGGCGCTCCGGCTCCGGGCGGACTACTTCGCCATCGTCACCGTCGCGTTCTCGGAGATCATCCGGCTCACGCTCAACTCCCGGACGCTCCAGGAGTTCACCGTCGCCGGCGTCACGACCGGCACCGGCGGCGCGACGGGCATCACGATGCCGGGCAACCCTGTCAGGCTCCTGTTTTACGACGGGTTCGGCGCCGGCGCGGAGCCCGCGCTGTTGGGATCGGTCCTGTTCCCGCTGTTTCGTGACCTCCGGATCGAGCTGATCCCGCCCGGATCGTCGTGGCTCGGGGTCGTCCCGCTACCGGCGTTCACGCTCGATCTCGCCGTCGAACCCCCCGTTATCAGCAACTGGGCGTACGTCCTCGTGCTCACGGGGTTCGTCGCGTTGTTCTACGTCCTGCTGGTCCGCACGGGGAACTCCCCGTTCGGCCGCGTGCTGAAGGCGATCCGCGAGGACGAGACGGTCGCGAAGTCGCTCGGGAAGAACACGAACCGCTTCAAGATCGTCGCGTTCATGTTCGGTTGCGGGCTGATGGGGCTGGGCGGCATCCTCTGGCAGGGGAGTCAGGGGTTCACCAACCCCGGCGCCTTCCGGCCGATCATCACGTTCTACATCTGGGTCGCGCTGATCATCGGCGGCGCCGGCTCCAACACCGGGAGCGTCCTCGGGGGCGCGCTGTTCGCGGGCGCGCTCTGGGAGGGCCCGGTGTACGTCCGGCGGGTCGTCACCAACTTCGTCGACTTCGGCGACACGCCGAGCACGTTCCCTGCGGCGGTCGGGCCGTTCATCGAGGGCGAGGTGCTCCCGTTCCTCGCGTTCATGCTCGGCAACGTCTCGGCGCTGCGATTCATCCTCGTCGGCGTGATCCTCGTGGTACTGATGCAGCGGCGTCCCGAGGGACTGCTCGGCCACCGCAAGGAGGAGGCCGCGGCGATCCCGCTGACCCGTCCCGACGGCGGCCACGACGCCGCCGACGACGGAGGTGCACAATGA
- a CDS encoding CHY zinc finger protein — translation MRRDVHGTTVVGVDVGPDTRCAHYDGPTDVIALRLGCCERFVPCVECHDAVADQGSEPWPRDRFKEPAVLCGACGATLSVEEYLDAGFACPACDAAFNPGCASHYDRYFEGVEPDRS, via the coding sequence GTGCGACGGGACGTTCACGGCACGACCGTCGTCGGCGTCGATGTCGGCCCCGACACCCGCTGTGCCCACTACGACGGACCGACGGACGTGATCGCCCTGCGGCTCGGCTGTTGTGAGCGGTTCGTCCCGTGCGTCGAGTGCCACGACGCCGTCGCGGACCAAGGATCCGAGCCGTGGCCGCGCGACCGCTTCAAGGAGCCCGCGGTGCTGTGTGGCGCCTGCGGCGCGACGCTGTCGGTCGAGGAGTACCTCGACGCCGGATTCGCCTGTCCGGCGTGTGACGCGGCGTTCAACCCCGGCTGTGCGTCCCACTACGACAGGTACTTCGAGGGCGTCGAGCCGGACCGGTCGTAG
- a CDS encoding ABC transporter ATP-binding protein produces MSAEDASGRPDADATGGEADDSADPDPSQATAQGARDADEHPLVVENLRKTFGGITAVDDASFSVAEGSLTGLIGPNGAGKSTTFNCITGVHTPSAGRVTFRGDDITGMAPHTIAQQGLVRTFQIARELPEMTVLENMMLAPKRQVGERLTNAVVPGLRGRVVEQEEELLERAWQQLEFFEIDHLAQEYAGTLSGGQRKLLEMARALMTDPEMVLLDEPLAGVNPTLEEKLLDRIHKLRDRGNTFLFVEHDMDVIMNNCEHVIVMHQGSVLAEGTPEQVTNDERVVEAYLGGDV; encoded by the coding sequence ATGAGCGCGGAGGACGCGTCCGGACGGCCGGACGCCGACGCGACCGGCGGCGAGGCCGACGACTCGGCCGACCCGGATCCGTCGCAGGCGACCGCACAGGGTGCACGCGACGCCGACGAACACCCGCTGGTCGTCGAGAACCTCCGCAAGACCTTCGGCGGGATCACCGCCGTCGACGACGCGAGCTTCTCGGTCGCCGAGGGGTCGCTCACCGGCCTGATCGGCCCGAACGGCGCGGGCAAGTCGACGACGTTCAACTGTATCACCGGCGTGCACACTCCCAGCGCGGGGCGGGTGACGTTCCGCGGGGACGACATCACCGGGATGGCGCCCCATACGATCGCCCAACAGGGGCTCGTTCGGACGTTCCAGATCGCCCGCGAGCTGCCCGAGATGACCGTGTTGGAGAACATGATGCTGGCGCCGAAGCGGCAGGTCGGCGAGCGGCTCACCAACGCGGTCGTCCCGGGGCTGCGCGGCCGGGTCGTCGAACAGGAGGAGGAGCTCCTCGAACGCGCGTGGCAGCAGCTGGAGTTCTTCGAGATCGACCACCTCGCCCAGGAGTACGCGGGGACGCTCTCGGGCGGTCAGCGCAAGCTGCTGGAGATGGCGCGTGCGCTGATGACCGACCCCGAGATGGTGTTGCTCGACGAACCGCTGGCGGGGGTCAACCCGACGCTGGAGGAGAAGCTGCTCGACCGCATCCACAAGCTACGGGACAGGGGGAACACGTTCCTCTTCGTGGAACACGACATGGACGTCATCATGAACAACTGCGAACACGTCATCGTCATGCACCAGGGGTCGGTGCTCGCGGAGGGCACCCCCGAACAGGTCACGAACGACGAACGCGTCGTCGAGGCGTATCTCGGAGGCGACGTATGA